The nucleotide sequence TCTTTAGTAACTCAAATCATCTCCTATAGCCAGCAGAGAAGTCGCATAGGTCGAATATGcatctctcttctcgcccaATCTGCTGCAGCGCGGCTGTCAAATATCTGATAGGCTTCTTGGGCGCTTTTCACATGTCTGCATTCCTGCTTTGGTCGGCTTGAGTACACATTTCAACGGTAACACAGCGACCAGCCTCTCCATTCCTATTATTGCTGTGCAACCTACTGCAAAGAGTGAATGATTGTTTCTAATTCTCATCCAGGTATCAACAATATTCAAGTCATTTGGTCTCAGTGTATTCGACTAAGCGACCTCACAGCTGAGTCTGTACAACCAGAGCCAAAACACGCAACGTCAGGCATGTatggtgttgatgtccaACGCAAAGTTAGTGTCTGGCAACACGAGGTCCGTGGCTCGGAATTTCTGGGTCAGCCAATGCCGGGATATCCGAAGCAACGCTTGGCATGGACAGGTAACAAAGACACAACATCCGACAAACAAGATATAAACATAAGCCCAGATGCATACGATGGCGTCAAATAGAAAATAACGATGACGAGACAGGAAAGGCATCACTCGCAGCATCAAGACGTGGTGAAACACAAACACGACAGCAGTCTCGCATCTTGGCAAGGTCATTGGCCTGTGCTAGACATCCCTGACGCACTGCCCCATGGCGCCAAGCGTGGCAGTTGAGACGCCAAGACGTTGGCAACCAGGCCTGAAAGGCACAAGCAGCGTCTTGTCCTACGCGGTCAAACGCGAGCGATACGTGGCATCACTCGAGATGACTGAGGCTGTGCTAGGTGGGTGGCGTGGACGGCATTGCCACGGCGGCCTCCGCCCCTCTGATTGGGCATCAAGGGTATGATGGAGACGGTCCACAGGGATGGCGGTGCAGGGACTGCTTAGTCGACCGCTTGTTTGTACGTACATAGTATGTTTGTTGATATATTTAACCTAGGACCCCGTCTTTCTGAGAGGGGCTCTCAACTCTACTTCCTAGACACAAtctacaacaccaagaatCATCATGAGCTACAACGACGACCGTCAGGGCTACCAGCAGGGTGGTAATTACCAGGGTGGTAACTACCAAGGCGGTTACCAGCAGGGCGGATATGGCGGTGACGACCGTCAACAAGGTGGTTACCAACAGGGAGGATACGGCGACGACCGCCAGCAGGGAGGTTACCAGCAAGGAGGATACCAGCAGGGAGGTTATGGTGGTGACCGTCAACAAGGCGGCTATCAGCAAGGTGGCTACCAACAGGGCGGTGGTCCTGGCGGCGGTCTTGCAGACACCTACTTCTCTGAgaaccagcagcaccagGGACCTCCCGGATACGGCAACCAAGGTCCTCCACCCTACAACCAAGGCCAGGGTCAGTTCGGCGGCCCAGGCGGACCTGATGGCCCAGACGGCGAGCGCGGCGTGATGGGTGCTCTCGCTGGAGGTGCTGCCGGTGGCTTTGGCGGCTACAAGCTCGGCGGCAAGACCGGACACACCAAGACAGCTGCCGTCGTCGGTGCCCTTGCCGGTGCCTTTGGTGGCCACAAGCTTCaggatgccgccgaggactGGAAGGATGACcgagatgagaagaaggaagaggagaagcgacgagaggaggaagagaagcgccgaagggaggaagagaagcgcAGGAGAGAGGACGACAGATACAGGAGGGACGATGAAGGAAAGCATAGACGTCGTCGTGGATCTCACTCCAGCTCGAGCTCTGACTCGGACTCTGACTCGGGCAAGGGCAGACGTCGCCGTGGAAACTATGCCGGCAACTTCACTGCCTCTTCCAGAGACATTCGTCTCGATACTCACGGCGACTACATCCTCAGCGCTTCATGCGGACGTGGCGATGGCTCTCGCAGCCACAGttccatctccctcaacaGAGTCCTCGAGAACCACCGCGGCAGCTTCCGCTGGGTCGACAGCGGAAAGCGTGGCGGAAGCAACACTGTCACTGTCCAGCATGGCGACACCCTCCGCACCATCGCAGCCCGTTTCAACTGCTCCTTTGACGAGATTGCCCGccacaacaacatcaacaacccaGACCTCATCTATCCAGGCCAGACGCTCCAAGTTCCAGGCGGTGGCAGCTCTGGTGGGTACGGCAACTTTGGTGATTCGGCGCGCAACGTGCGTCTTGTTGATGGAGGCCAGAAGCTGGAGGCTGAGCTGTCCCACAATGGGGAGTGGTGCTTCAGCTCGATTGTGCTGGATGAACGGATAGAGAACAACCATGGTGAGCTGAGGCTCATCTAGGATGGCTAGGATGATTCGAGCGGGTTGAGCAGATTGAACTTTCCTTGATTTTTGCAGCTCTTGTGTTTTCCTCCACTCGCCGGTCCTATCTAGGGATCGAACAAAAGCAATGTTCCTAGCATACAAAAATATCAGAATGCCATGCCTAGAGCTACATGTTGCTCAACTATTGTTCAACCATTTTACcgttcctccttctcataGAATCAAAGGGTGGTCCAGCGCTGGTCCACAATCTAGGTACGCGTCCTTCTACTAGAGCGCTATCTAAGACACTAGAAAAGCTAGTGCAATCACGTTAATGCCTTAACGCGTCTCAGAGATTGCAGTTAGAGGCAACCTAATTATAGCCTTCTCGGTCTGTGGCCACGTTTCGGCTTCGTCAATGCCAAGTTGAGGCCCTGGCCCTGGTCCAAAGCTTAGCGATGGCTCAGCCCTGACTGGCGAAAGCTTAAACTTCTTTCCACCAGGTTCCGTGACATCCTGAGATGCAAACTCTCTCCGCTCTTGGCAGGGGCCTCCTTCGATGCCATATACGAGCGCCCAACGAGGCCGAGCAACGAACTCACTAGCCGTGTCTGGTAAAGGGCTGTTTCAAATGCACAGCTGCGGGGTAGAGCTTGCCGGACCTCCGAACCAAATTGTTTGGATGTTTCTCTTCACCAGAAGGCCAGTCGGAGGGTCTTACCCAACGTCCACAGCACGATCCTTCCTTTCAACATTTCTGACATCAATTGACACGTAGAGGAAGACTAGATGTCAGAAAGATGCCAATTGCATAATTTCAGACCTCTATCGAGCCTTCTCGATGCAGTTCACCAGCTGAAAGTCCATCCCCTGATGCTGTAGGGTAACTAATCCTCTATACGATCAGCCCCATGATCTGCGAATCAGACCACCCGATAAGAACACGAGGGCCCCTTTAATTAGTAGTACGACTTTGTGATTGGGGGTACCACCAACAAAAGGTCCACTGATAAACATGCCCGTCAGCagagcatcatggccaacagTCAAAATCTGCGTCCTCTCCTTTTGCTTCATTTCACGATTTTTCAAGATGAATTCGTGTCTTCGTTGCTCAGGGCAGTCCTCT is from Fusarium keratoplasticum isolate Fu6.1 chromosome 11, whole genome shotgun sequence and encodes:
- a CDS encoding LysM domain-containing protein, whose protein sequence is MSYNDDRQGYQQGGNYQGGNYQGGYQQGGYGGDDRQQGGYQQGGYGDDRQQGGYQQGGYQQGGYGGDRQQGGYQQGGYQQGGGPGGGLADTYFSENQQHQGPPGYGNQGPPPYNQGQGQFGGPGGPDGPDGERGVMGALAGGAAGGFGGYKLGGKTGHTKTAAVVGALAGAFGGHKLQDAAEDWKDDRDEKKEEEKRREEEEKRRREEEKRRREDDRYRRDDEGKHRRRRGSHSSSSSDSDSDSGKGRRRRGNYAGNFTASSRDIRLDTHGDYILSASCGRGDGSRSHSSISLNRVLENHRGSFRWVDSGKRGGSNTVTVQHGDTLRTIAARFNCSFDEIARHNNINNPDLIYPGQTLQVPGGGSSGGYGNFGDSARNVRLVDGGQKLEAELSHNGEWCFSSIVLDERIENNHGELRLI